The stretch of DNA CTTCAGCTTTAGAAATAATCGCGTCTTTTTCCCCTTGTGCCTCATTAATCTGTTGATTACGGTATCTATTAGCTTCATTCTTTCTTGTTTCCATTGTTTCTCTTGCATCTGTTACATTTGTAAATGCTTTACGAACTTCCTCATTCGGTAGCTCTACATCTTGTAATTTTACAGCTGTCACAGAAACACCGATATCATACTTTTCCATTAAGGATACAATTAGTTCAAATACTTCAGCTTCTATTTCTGCCTTTCCGTCTGTTAACGCATCATCAATATCCGAACTACCAATTATACTTCTTAAAGAAGCGGAAGTAGCATTATATAATACTTGACGTGGATCATTGGAGTTAAATAAAAACTTTCCAGGATCCGTTATTCTCCACATAACAACCATATCAGCTAGGACGATATTTTCGTCTCCTGTAATCATTTTCGTTTCATCTGGGAATTCCACAACAACACCATCTTTTTCTTCATAGCCAAACTGTAAACTAAACGTTTGTGTAGAAAGTTTCTCTACTTTTTGGATAGGCCAAGGTAGTTTGAAATGCAGACCAGATGGTTTAATATCTCCATCCACTTTACCAAAAGTTAAAATTACTGCTTGTTCTGTTTCATCCACCGTGTACCAACTAGTTAGTGCGGTTACTCCGACAACTACTGCTAGTAACACGAGAAAAATAGTTGTGTATATTTGTTTTAAACTTATCATCCTTTTCTCCCCTCTTTCTTTCGATAACTCTTATACGTACTTTAATGATAAAAGTTTCAATAATATGACCATTAATTACAATTTCTTAAAAAGTTTTTTACATTTTCATATTATCATAATTTTGATAGTTGCAGTCATTTCTAGTTATTCCAATATAATGTAAACTGCTAGAGACGCTATTTAGCGATATCGATTTTATGCATAAAAAAAATGGCTAGAACAAAATGTTCTGGCCATTTCCAAAACTAATGCTTTGGATGAAGGGGTTTCATCTATATAGTAACAATGGATTATTAAACAAGCATGAAAAATTTGTTAATCTATTGTAAATCTTTATTTTCTTTATTTAATTCTACTACGAAAGTAGTCCCTTCATTGACTTTACTAGAAACCGTTATTTTACCTTTATGCGCTTCGATTAAGTGCTTCACGATTGCCAGTCCTAATCCTGTCCCACCAGAATTTCTGCTTCTCGCCTTATCTACACGATAGAAACGCTCAAATATTCTCGGTATTTCTTCCTCTTCCATACCTATTCCAGTATCTTTAATAACGATATGAACATCTTTCCCTTTATCCTTTACCGTAACAGTTACTTCGCCATCTGCCGGCGTATAGGCAAGTGCATTATTTATTAAGTTAATAAAAACTTGTTTTAATCTAGCACTATCACCTAATAAGAATAATGGTTGTTCACTTTTTAAAAGTTGTAAACGGATATTTTTACTTTCTGCCTTACTCTTCAATATTTCAAATATTTCTTCGAGTAGTTCATGAATATTTAAATATTGAACGTTTAGTTTATATCCTTGTTGTTCTATTTTCGATAAATCTAATAAATCTTGAATAAGTGATTGAAGCCTTCCACTTTCTTTTAAAATGATAGAAAGGAAATGCTTTAGTGTTTCTTTATCTTCCATCGCACCGTCCAACAACGTTTCTGAAAATCCCTTTATTGATGTAACAGGTGTTTTTAGCTCATGGGAAACATTTGCTACAAAATCTTTTCTCATTTGCTCGAGTTTCTTCAACTCCGTTATATCATGAAAAACGAGAACAATCCCTTTCCACTCTTCGTTATTACCGATAATAGGTGCACCGTATACTTCAAAATGTTTTCTTTCAATGTTGAGAGGAAGAATAATTTGTTTTCGCACTTTCACTTCTGTCATAAATATTTCTTCAACTAAAGCAATAATTTCTTTATGCTCAAAAGCCTCATAGTATAGTCGATATAAATAATCACCAAGCTTCGCATTAAATGTTTCTTTGTACGCTCGGTTAACTAAATTAATGTAACCTCTACCGTCTATTAAAATTAATCCACTTCCCATATTTTCAATTAACGTCTTTAAGCGATCTTGCTGCATTTCTTGAGCAGACGTCATGTCTTGCAAATTACGCGCTAATATATTAATCGATTGACTTAACATCGCTGTTTCATCTAGGTATTCTTCATACGTTCTTGCTTGATAATTCCCTTTTGCAAGTTCGGTTGCTACTTTCGTTGCTGACTCAATCGGTCTTGTATAGTGCGTTGTAATTTTCACCCCTAGTAAAAGAATAACAACTAAAGCTGTACCTAAACTAGCAATTAACAAGCCCCAAATTTGCTGATTTAGCTGATGTAGTGGTTCTACAGGAGTACTTAATACGACAAAAGCAACTCGTTCTTCCTCATTTTTAATTGCAGCTCCATAATAAAACATCTCTTCATCTTGATCAAAATAAAAAGTATCTTGAGCTTGATAACTTTGAATCACTTTACTAATGACAGCTTGGTGGTCCCTATTATATGGGGTTTTAACATTAGTATCATATATTATAATTCCGTCTAGGTCTGTTAAAGTAATTCTAGCTGTTAATGTATCGCTTATATCTTGTAGTTGTGACTGTAATTGTGGGGTAAGCCCACCCTCTTGTTGGGCTAATAACGAGATGACATTCGTCTCTTTTTCTAAACGCTGATTAAATGTGTTTAAATAAAAAGATTTAAACAACTGACCAAGTAATAAACCTAACCCGATAAGTACGGTTATGATCAGCGTGATAAGAGCAAATAAAAGGCGCGAGCGAAATTTACTCATCAAGCTTCGGTTCCTCCAATTTGTAACCTAATCCCCTTATCGTTTTTATGTAAATAGGCTTTTTTGTATCTGGTTCTATTTTTTCTCGTAAATGGCTAATATGAACATCAACAATTCGAGTATCACCAGCAAAGTCATAGTTCCAAACAGCACTTAATAATTGATCTCGTGTTAGTACTCTTCCTTTGTTTTTAGAAAGAAAAACTAAAAGTTCAAACTCTTTCGGAGTAAACTCTAATCTTTCGGATTTATAATAGGCCTCATATTGTTCAGGTAAGATTTTCAAACTTCCAATTTTTAATGTTTCACCATGGCTTCCATTTTGCACATCATCAGCAGTGGATTGGTTGGAAGTCGATGTTCGCCGAAATATAGCTTTAATTCTTGCTACTACTTCCCTTGGGCTAAATGGTTTTGTCATATAATCATCTGCCCCTAATTCTAATCCCAAAACTTTATCAAATTCATCATCTTTTGCAGTTAACATTAAAATCGGAACCATTACTTTTCGAAGACGAAGTTCTTTACACACTTCAATTCCATCCATTTTAGGAAGCATTAAATCTAATACAATAAAATCTGGCTCTTCACTTATAGCTTTTTGTAATCCTTCTTCTCCATCATTTGCAACGACTACTTGAAATCCAGCCTGTTGAATATTGTACTGTAACAAAGTAACGATTGATTCCTCATCATCTACAATTAACACTTTTTTACTCATAAATTTTCCTCCACTTATACTTAATAGGAACCCCTTCCCAAAAGCAAAAGCCAAATCATTCTATTTATATAATTTTCTAACTTAATCATACACCTAAAAAATAAAAGAGACAATTAGAAAAGCGGAAGGGGCTCGTTTAGCGGCGACAAGCACAAGGCAAGGCGGCTAGAAGGTCGCTTTTTGACCTTCTGGACGGATTGACTTGTGACCTCGAGCCGCTAGCCCCTGTAGCTGGACAAAGAAAAGCGGAGGCGGCTTGCTCAGGTCCAATCAAACTGGACTTTTTCCGCAGGAGATAAAGGAAACACGGCGACGAAGGAGCCGATGTTGACTTATCGTACGGAGGAAAAGGGAAGTTTGAGCCGGACCTAGCCGCCGGAGCTAGACAAAGAAAAGCGAAAGGGGCTCGTTCAGCGGCGACAAGCACAAGGCAAGCCGGCTAGAAGGTCGCTTTTTGACCTTCTGGACGGATTGACTTGTGACCTCGAGCCGCTAGCCCCTGTAGCTAGACAAAGAAAAGCGGAGGCGGCTTGTATATCAGTTTACAAAATCCACAAAAAAAGAAGCATTTCTGCTTCTTTTTAAAAATTTTCTAATGTGATACTTTCTACCGGTTCAAGACGGTGGGGAGGGCATACAGTCAGCTTCCCTTTAATTACAGTTTCATTACTTTCGTTTGTTGCATGAACTACTATTTCAATTGTATGGTCTTTTTCATGTATGTCGATTATTTCAAATAAAAAACTTAATGTAGCATAATGATAAACAGGTTTCGGAAACGATAAGTCTTGGTGAACGATGTGACTTCCAGGGCCAGGTAAATATTTTGAAACTGCTGAAGTAACAATTCCTGTAAGCATCACAGAAGGAACAATTGGTTTTTTCAATGGTGTCTGAGAGGCATAATCGTGTTGAATATATATTGGGTTTGCATCGTCCGTAAGGCCTAGATAAAGAAGCAAATCTTTATCTTCAATTTTTTCACTAAGTTCTAGCTTTTCCCCAACTTTTATTTCTTTTAATTTTCTACCTATCTTTCTTTTTTTACCTAACAACATTATAACACCTCGCACATTTTTGTAAGCGGTTGCATTTATTAGTTGAAAAATTGGGAGAATGAACTCTCCCAAATAAAAAATAGTAGATTACGCTAATATAGACATAACACTTTTAACAGATTCTACAGATTTTTGCAATCCTGCTTTCTCTTCATCAGTTAAGTCTAATTCAATGATTTGTTCAATTCCACCTGCACCAAGTATTGTTGGCACACCTAAATATATACCGTTATATCCATACTCTCCCTCTAAATAGGCGATAGCTGGCAAAACACGACGTTGGTCTTTTAATATTGCTTCTGTCATTTCAACTAGTGAAGCAGCTGGTGCATAGTAAGCACTACCATTTCCTAAAAGGTTAACGATTTCTCCTCCACCTTTTCTAGTTCTATCCACAATGGCGTCAAGTCTAGCTTTCGGAATTAATGTTTCTAACGGAATTCCACCTGCATAAGAGTAGCGTACTAAAGGTACCATATCATCACCATGACCACCTAATACGAATCCAGTAATATCTTTAACAGATAAGTTTAACTCTTCGGCTACGAAAGTTCGGAATCGAGCAGTATCTAGCACCCCTGATTGACCGATAACACGATTTTTCGGGAAACCAGACTCCTTGAAAACAGTATATGTCATAGCATCTACTGGATTAGTTAGTACGATAATATAGCAGTTAGGAGAATGTTTGACGATTTCTTTCGTCACACTCTTCATAATTTTTTGGTTAGTTTGTACTAAGTCATCGCGGCTCATCCCAGGTTTACGAGCGATACCTGCCGTAATAACTACTACGTCTGAATTAGCAGTATCCTCATAGTTAGAAGTCCCAGTTATATTTGCATCAAAGCCTATTACTGGACTAGCCTCTAACATATCTAGCGCTTTACCTTTTGTAGGATTTTCTAATTGAGGGATATCTACTAAAACAACGTCACCAAGTTCCTTTTGAGCAAGTAAAAAAGCTGTAGTCGCACCCGTAAAGCCTGCACCAATTACAGAAATCTTTTTACGTTTCATTGACATATACATTCCTCCCAGCCCTAATTAAGTACTTTAAGGTAACCGGTATAATACCGATTACCTCACATTGAACATTATGTTACATATTTTTAATTAATTCGTCTCCGAATTCAGAACACTTCACTTCTGTTGCACCTTCCATTAGGCGAGCAAAATCGTAAGTTACAACTTTAGAAGAAATTGATTTTTCCATCGCCTTCACTACTAATTCCGCAGCCTCAGTCCAACCTAAGTGTTCAAGCATGAGTACACCAGAAAGGATAACAGAAGATGGGTTTACTTTATCAAGGCCTGCATACTTTGGAGCAGTACCATGTGTTGCTTCGAAAATTGCATGACCAGTCTCATAGTTAATGTTAGCTCCTGGAGCGATTCCGATACCACCAACTTGTGCAGCAAGTGCATCAGAAATATAGTCTCCATTTAAGTTCATTGTTGCTACTACATCAAATTCACGAGGACGAGTTAAAATTTGTTGTAAGAAGATATCCGCGATGGAATCTTTTACGATAATTTTACCTTCTGCCTCAGCTGTTTCTTGCGCTTTGTTCGCAGCATCTTTTCCTTCTGCTTCTGCAATACGGTCATATTGTGCCCAAGTGAATACTTTATCACCGAATTCTTTTTCAGCTAATTCATAACCCCAGTTTTTGAAAGCTCCTTCTGTAAACTTCATAATGTTTCCTTTATGAACTAATGTTACAGATTTGCGGCCATGCTCAATTGCATAGTTAATTGCAGCACGAACTAAACGAGACGTTCCTTCTTCAGAAACTGGTTTAATACCGATACCAGAAGTTTCTGGGAAGCGGATTTTGTTCACACCCATTTCAGTTTGTAAGAAGTTGATTAGTTTTTCTACTTCTTCAGAACCTTGTGCGTATTCAATACCAGCATAAATATCTTCTGTATTTTCACGGAAAATAACCATGTCTGTGTCTTCAGGACGTCTAACTGGAGAAGGTACTCCTTGGAAATAACGTACCGGACGTAAACAAGTAAATAGGTCTAACTCTTGACGTAGTGCAACGTTTAAAGAACGAATTCCACCACCAACTGGAGTTGTTAATGGACCTTTAATTGCAATTATGTAGTCACGAATTACATCTAAAGTCTCAGCGGGTAACCATTCACCTGTTTGGTTGAATGCTTTCTCCCCAGCTAATACTTCTTTCCATACAATTTTCTTTTCACCGTTATAAGCTTTTTCTACTGCTGCTTCTAACACACGTGACGCTGATGCCCAAATATCTGGACCAGTACCATCACCTTCAATAAAAGGAATAATTGGATTGTTTGGAACGTTTAATACACCATTTTGTACAGTAATTTTTTCACCTTGAGTCACAATGATAACCTCCTAGTTTATAGCTTGTTGAACTACGTATATCGAGTGAGGAAATTAAAATTCCCCACTTCGATCGTACGTGTTGGTAGTCTCTAAGTCAATGAAAATTGTTTATTATCCACGTTGTGAAATTGGCACAAATTCTTGTTTTCCAGGACCTGTGTAATCTGCACGCGGACGGATTAAACGGTTGTTACTATATTGCTCTAGAATATGAGCTAACCAGCCTGATACACGACTTACCGCAAAAATTGGAGTGAATAAGTCATGATCAATTCCTAGAGAATGATAGACAGAAGCAGAATAGAAATCTACGTTTGGTGGTAACGGTTTTTCAGATGTTACGATTTCCTCAATTTTTGTAGACATTTCATACCATTGAGGTTCACCAGTTAACTTTGTTAATTTTTCACTCATTTCACGTAAGTGCTTTGCACGAGGGTCCCCTTGACGGTATACGCGGTGGCCGAATCCCATAATTTTTTCTTTGTTTGCAAGCTTTTCACGAATATAGCTTTCCGCATTTTCAGGAGAGCCAATTTCCGTTAGCATTTTCATTACAGCTTCGTTTGCTCCACCGTGTAAAGGACCTTTTAACGCCCCTATCGCTGCAGTTACACCAGAGTACACATCTGATAGAGTTGCCACACAAACACGTGCAGTAAAAGTGGAAGCGTTTAATTCATGGTCAGCATGAAGGACTAACGCTTTATTAAATGCTTCAACAGCAATTTCAGATGGCTCTTCTCCAGACAGCATGTATAAGAAGTTTGCTGCAAATCCTAAGTCCGTTTTCGGAGCAATAGGCTCTAATCCTTTACGAATACGAGAGAATGCAGTTACAATTGTGGAAATTTTAGCTTGTAGACGAATTGCTTTACGATAGTTAGCAGCCTCATCCATCGAATCTGCTTCCTCATCATAAAGACCAAGCAATGAAACAGCTGTTCTTAATGCTGCCATTGGATGAACATCGTTAATTGGATATGTTTTAAAATGATTAATAACTTCTTCAGGTAGCGACATATTATCAGCTAATTGTTGCTTTAACTCTGCCAATTGAGCTTCTGTTGGTAGTTTTTGATGCCATAATAGATAAACTACTTCTTCGAAACTAGCATGATTTGTTAGATCATCAATATTATATCCTACATACGTCAATGTATCATCGATGATAGAACTAATAGATGATGTTGTTGCTACAATTCCTTCTAGACCTTTTGTTGCTGTCATACTAACCCTCTCCTTTGTTTATAAATTTCCCCATTGAACCCGAACGGTTGCTCAACATAATATTAACAGGATTTACCCTGAAAGAAAATGCTTACATTTCCAAGTAAAAAATTAAACTATTACTCATAGTCTGAACCCCTTACAACCGTTAGGTAAAATATTCATATTTATGTAGGATGAAAGATTCCACGTTCTTATTATAAACAAATTTCTGACTTTTGTGAATGAAAAGGACAGAAGTTTGTATAAAAATAATTATTATACAAAAACATTCTTTTCCTTTATGAAGAAAAGTAGGAAATTACTCTCATTGCTATGTAGGCAATGCCTGCACCAATTAATGGCCCTACTGCAACTCCTTTAAATAGGGCAACCGCTAAAATCGTACCAAATACTAGCGCTGTAGTAATATGCGGATCTTCAGCAAGTAAATGAATGCCACTTTTCGCTATTAATGCCACCGCTATACCGGCTCCTAAAGCAATCCAAGCATATGAAGACTTAGCAGCGTCTTGTAGCTGCTTAAATCCAATATCACCAGTAGCAATTGGAACTAGTACTGCAATCGTAATAATTGTCACACCCCAATTAATTCCTTTACTATGGATAGTAGGGAATAACTTGCTATCTAATCCAACTAATTTAATTACTAGTAGAACAGCAACAGCAATAATTAAAGATTGATTTTTAGCAATAAAACCTATTAATAATAATATAATGAGAAACAAGGTAGCTTGGTTAAACACAAACATCTTCCATCCTTCCGGTTAAACCTTATTAATCGTACCATAATTTTTTCAGAAATTGAACAAAAGCGATTTTTATATGATTTTATTTTATATACGTGTAGGAAAATAAACGGTAAAATATTACTGTAACTACTTAAAAAATGGAGGAATATTAATTGAATTGGAGTTATGTACATATAAGTTTACGAACGTTACTAGTTGCGACTATTACAATTATTACACTTATATCCTTTTATTATATTTTCCAAGTTACTTATCCCTTTATTATCGGTTTACTTTTAGCACTTTCTATTAACCCTATTGTAAATTTCCTTGAAGCTAAAGGTAGGCTTCCTCGTTCTCTTTCTGTATTTATTACATTAATTTTAGTGATAGCTGCCCTTGCAGGTATTATTACCTTGTTAATTATAGAAATTGTTGCGGGTACTGAGTATTTGGCAAAAGTTGTCCCAGGTCATTTCGAAACGTTAGTACTACATATAGAAAAAATAATAGTAACCCAAATTATTCCTTTCTTCAGTCAAATTACAGCAATGTTTCATAATTTAGAAGAAACACAGCAGTTATCAATCCTTGCAAATATCGAAAATTTTAGTGCCACAATAGGTACAAATGTAGGACAATTTATTCAACTGTTTCTACAAAACTTGCCTAAAATGTTTACTTGGATACCTAACGTAGCCACTGTTTTAATATTTTCTGTATTAGCGACATTTTTTATTAGTAAAGATTGGTACAGACTTCAAAATCGACTACATAAATTTACACCGAATAAAGTACAAGAGAGTGTCGGGAAAGTTTTTGTTAGTTTAAGAAAAGCGTTCGTTGGTTTTATTCGTGCGCAAGCCACTTTAATTTCTATCACAGCTGTCATCGTCTTAATTGGATTGCTTATTTTGCGAGTAGAATATGCAATTACAATCGCGCTAATTATCGGTATTGTCGATTTATTACCATACTTAGGTACTGGTTTGATATTCGTTCCTTGGATTATCTATTTAATCATTTCAGGAAATATTCCGTTAGCAATTGGCCTTTCTGTTTTATATGTCATTGTACTTGTTCAACGGCAACTAATGGAACCAAAAGTACTCTCTTCAAACATAGGATTAGATCCGCTAGCAACTTTAATTGCGTTATTCGTAGGCTTTAAATTAATAGGATTTTTAGGGTTAATTGTCGGTCCGGTTACTTTAGTTATCATAAACACGATGCATCAGGCTGGTGTTTTTAAAGATATTTGGTCCTATATTATTCATGGCAAAACGACGAATTAATAAAGAGTCCCACAAGTCAGTCTTAACTGATTTGTGGGACTTCTCTATCGTTTATTTATAATGATGAACTGTCCACGGTTCATCATTTTTCTTAACGTATTTATAATAATTGGTTTTACAAACTTTCTAGTAGTTGGAACAAGTAAGAAAAAGCCAAATGCATCTGTAATGAATCCTGGCGTTAATAATAAAATTCCACCTACTAAAATGCAAAGCCCATCGATAATAACATCTCCAGGCATTTCTCCGTAGCTCATTCTTTCTTGTGCGGTACGTAACGCTTCCATTCCTTGTTGTTTCGCTAACCATGCTCCAAGTACACCTGTTAATATGATGAGTAAAATAGTAGTTAACACACCGAAGGCTTTACCTGATAATATGAGTACCCAAATCTCTAAGGCAGGTACGATTATTATTAATGCCAATAGCAATTTAAACATTATCATCTCTCCGCTCTTTGCTTCGCCTATGGAGCTATTATATCAAAAATGAATAGAAAAGACGAAAGCTAAGTATAAACTATTAGTAGAAATTATATTATCGCAAAACAAAAAGAAAGCATGTCCTTTTTAGGCATGCTTTCTTTTTTTAAGTTATATTATAGTACGTTAGCGTGGCCTGTGTAGACTGTACCTCTTGATGCATCTACAGTGATGTCTTGGCCTTCTTTAAAGATGGATGTTGCGTCTTCTACTCCAACGATAACAGGAATACCTAAGCTTAGTCCTACGACTGCTGCATGGCTAGTTATTCCACCTTCTTCTGTAATAAGTGCAGAAGCTTTTTCTAATGCTGGCATCATGTCTTTATCAGAACCGATTGTTACAAGTACGGATCCTTTTTCAACTTTCGCTAATGCTTCTTCAGCAGTTTTAGCGATTACCGCTTTACCGTAAGCACTTTTTCTACCAATACCTGTTCCGTTAGCTAATACATCGCCAACAACATGTATTTTCATTAGGTTAGTTGTTCCTCTTTCTCCCACTGGTACTCCAGCAGTGATCACAATTAAGTCTCCGTGAGAAACGATTCCTGTATTTAATGATTCTTCAATTGCAACATCTAGCATTTCATCTGTTGTCGTCGCTTTACGTCCAATTCGAGGATATACACCCCAAACAAGCGCAAGTTTACGTGATACTGATTCACATGAAGTGACAGCAACGATAGCTGCTTTAGGACGGTATTTTGAAATCATTCTTGCAGTATGTCCACTTTCAGTCGGAGTAACAATTGCCGACACATCTAAGTTAACTGCTGTATAAGCAACAGATTGTCCGATAGAATCTGTAATCGTTCTTGGAGCTTGTTTATTACGAGTACTTAATAACTCATCATACGCTAAAGCTGTTTCTGCTCTAGAAGCGATATTGTGCATCGTTTGTACTGCTTCTACAGGATATGACCCTGCTGCTGTTTCACCAGAAAGCATAATTGCATCTGTGCCGTCAAAAATAGCATTTGCAACGTCACTTGCTTCTGCACGAGTTGGGCGAGGGTTTTTTTGCATAGAATCTAACATTTGTGTTGCAGTGATAACTGGCTTCCCTAGTGCATTACACTTTTTAATTAATTCTTTTTGTACAATCGGCACTTCTTCAGCTGGTATTTCTACTCCTAGATCTCCACGAGCAACCATTAAACCGTCCGAAACTTCTAAAATAGCGTCAATATTGTCGACACCTTCTTGGTTTTCAATTTTAGGGATGATTTGAATATGAGTTGCATTATGTGCTTCTAATAATTCACGAATTTCTAATACATCCGAAGCACGGCGTACGAATGAAGCAGCGATGAAGTCTACTCCTTGTTCAATACCGAAAATAATATCATTTGCATCTTTTTCTGTAATTCCAGGAAGATTAACTTTTACGCCAGGTACGTTAACCCCTTTTTTATTTTTTAATGTGCCACTGTTTAATATTTTTGTAACGATTTCGTTATCACGAATTTCTACTACTTCTAGACCAATTAAACCGTCATCTAATAAAATTCTTGATCCAACCGTTACATCTTCAATTAAACCTGGATATGAGATAGAAAACTTCTCAGTTGTTCCTTCCACCTCTGTCATGGAAACAATAATTTCATTTCCTTCAACTAATTCAATAGCACCATTTTCCATGTTATGCGTGCGGATTTCAGGACCTTTAGTGTCAAGTAAAATCGCAATGTTTTTACCTGTTTTTTCTGCCGCAACTCGAATGTTTTCGATTCTAGCACCATGTTCAGCGTAGTCACCGTGTGAGAAGTTCAAACGTGTAACGTTCATTCCAGCTTCCATTAGTTGTGTTAATTTTTCTATAGTTTCACTTGCAGGACCAATCGTACATACAATTTTCGTTTTTCTCATGAATGTTAAATCCTCCTATTATTTATGAAAACGATTCCATCGTGTTTCCACTCTTAAATTGATAATTCTTGTGATAGTGTATACATTTTTTCATCTACAGTATGTTTTTGAGCTAATGCTTCTATAATGTCGTGGTCAACTAACTCGTTCTTTTGAATACCAACACAGCGTCCACCTTTATTTGCCATTAGTAACTCTACTGCTCGTGCTCCTAGTCTACTTGCTAATACTCTGTCGTTTGCTGTTGGAGAGCCTCCACGCTGCATGTGACCGAGTACACTATATCTCGTTTCAAAGTTAGTAGCTTCTTTTATTTTATGAGCGTATTCTACTCCACTTCCAACGCCTTCTGCTACGACGATGATACTATGCTTTTTACCGCGTTCAGATCCACGTCTTAATCTGCTTATTACGTCGTCAATACTTTCCCCTTTTTCAGGAATTAAAATTGATTCTGCTCCACCAGCTAAACCAGACCATAACGCTATGTCTCCAGCATCTCTGCCCATTACTTCAATAACATATGTACGTTCATGAGAAGTTGCAGTGTCTCTAATTTTATCAATAGCGTCAATTACTGTATTTAATGCTGTATCAAAACCAATCGTAAAATCTGTTCCAGCAATATCATTATCAATGGTTCCTGGTACACCAACACAAGGGAAACCGTGTTCTGTTAATTTTTTTGCACCTTGGAATGATCCATCGCCACCGATAACAACTAATCCTTCAATGCCGTGTTTCTTAAGCTGTTCAATTCCTTTTTGTTGACCTTCTAACGTTCTGAATTCTTCACAACGTGCTGAATAAAGCATCGTACCACCACGATGAATAATGTCACCAACGGAACCAACATCTAATCTTTTTATATCTCCTTCTATTAGACCTGCATATCCACGATATACTCCGTACACTTCAAGCTCGTGATAGATCGCTTTACGAACTACCGCTCGAATTGCGGCATTCATACCT from Sutcliffiella cohnii encodes:
- the pnpS gene encoding two-component system histidine kinase PnpS, coding for MSKFRSRLLFALITLIITVLIGLGLLLGQLFKSFYLNTFNQRLEKETNVISLLAQQEGGLTPQLQSQLQDISDTLTARITLTDLDGIIIYDTNVKTPYNRDHQAVISKVIQSYQAQDTFYFDQDEEMFYYGAAIKNEEERVAFVVLSTPVEPLHQLNQQIWGLLIASLGTALVVILLLGVKITTHYTRPIESATKVATELAKGNYQARTYEEYLDETAMLSQSINILARNLQDMTSAQEMQQDRLKTLIENMGSGLILIDGRGYINLVNRAYKETFNAKLGDYLYRLYYEAFEHKEIIALVEEIFMTEVKVRKQIILPLNIERKHFEVYGAPIIGNNEEWKGIVLVFHDITELKKLEQMRKDFVANVSHELKTPVTSIKGFSETLLDGAMEDKETLKHFLSIILKESGRLQSLIQDLLDLSKIEQQGYKLNVQYLNIHELLEEIFEILKSKAESKNIRLQLLKSEQPLFLLGDSARLKQVFINLINNALAYTPADGEVTVTVKDKGKDVHIVIKDTGIGMEEEEIPRIFERFYRVDKARSRNSGGTGLGLAIVKHLIEAHKGKITVSSKVNEGTTFVVELNKENKDLQ
- a CDS encoding response regulator transcription factor — encoded protein: MSKKVLIVDDEESIVTLLQYNIQQAGFQVVVANDGEEGLQKAISEEPDFIVLDLMLPKMDGIEVCKELRLRKVMVPILMLTAKDDEFDKVLGLELGADDYMTKPFSPREVVARIKAIFRRTSTSNQSTADDVQNGSHGETLKIGSLKILPEQYEAYYKSERLEFTPKEFELLVFLSKNKGRVLTRDQLLSAVWNYDFAGDTRIVDVHISHLREKIEPDTKKPIYIKTIRGLGYKLEEPKLDE
- the hflK gene encoding FtsH protease activity modulator HflK, whose translation is MISLKQIYTTIFLVLLAVVVGVTALTSWYTVDETEQAVILTFGKVDGDIKPSGLHFKLPWPIQKVEKLSTQTFSLQFGYEEKDGVVVEFPDETKMITGDENIVLADMVVMWRITDPGKFLFNSNDPRQVLYNATSASLRSIIGSSDIDDALTDGKAEIEAEVFELIVSLMEKYDIGVSVTAVKLQDVELPNEEVRKAFTNVTDARETMETRKNEANRYRNQQINEAQGEKDAIISKAEGEKTARIEKARGDVARFNALYQEYVNAPEITRERLILETLEHVLPNAEIYIMNDEGNTMKYFPIRQSESTNSTPVPPMNQEGSGNN
- the mdh gene encoding malate dehydrogenase → MSMKRKKISVIGAGFTGATTAFLLAQKELGDVVLVDIPQLENPTKGKALDMLEASPVIGFDANITGTSNYEDTANSDVVVITAGIARKPGMSRDDLVQTNQKIMKSVTKEIVKHSPNCYIIVLTNPVDAMTYTVFKESGFPKNRVIGQSGVLDTARFRTFVAEELNLSVKDITGFVLGGHGDDMVPLVRYSYAGGIPLETLIPKARLDAIVDRTRKGGGEIVNLLGNGSAYYAPAASLVEMTEAILKDQRRVLPAIAYLEGEYGYNGIYLGVPTILGAGGIEQIIELDLTDEEKAGLQKSVESVKSVMSILA
- a CDS encoding MaoC/PaaZ C-terminal domain-containing protein; the encoded protein is MLLGKKRKIGRKLKEIKVGEKLELSEKIEDKDLLLYLGLTDDANPIYIQHDYASQTPLKKPIVPSVMLTGIVTSAVSKYLPGPGSHIVHQDLSFPKPVYHYATLSFLFEIIDIHEKDHTIEIVVHATNESNETVIKGKLTVCPPHRLEPVESITLENF
- the icd gene encoding NADP-dependent isocitrate dehydrogenase; this translates as MTQGEKITVQNGVLNVPNNPIIPFIEGDGTGPDIWASASRVLEAAVEKAYNGEKKIVWKEVLAGEKAFNQTGEWLPAETLDVIRDYIIAIKGPLTTPVGGGIRSLNVALRQELDLFTCLRPVRYFQGVPSPVRRPEDTDMVIFRENTEDIYAGIEYAQGSEEVEKLINFLQTEMGVNKIRFPETSGIGIKPVSEEGTSRLVRAAINYAIEHGRKSVTLVHKGNIMKFTEGAFKNWGYELAEKEFGDKVFTWAQYDRIAEAEGKDAANKAQETAEAEGKIIVKDSIADIFLQQILTRPREFDVVATMNLNGDYISDALAAQVGGIGIAPGANINYETGHAIFEATHGTAPKYAGLDKVNPSSVILSGVLMLEHLGWTEAAELVVKAMEKSISSKVVTYDFARLMEGATEVKCSEFGDELIKNM